Genomic window (Sphingosinicella microcystinivorans):
GCGGGCGAGGATGGTTTCCTCCAGCTTCTGTACGGTGCCGGCGCGCACCGGGGCATCCACCCAGTTGCCGCCCTGCTGCTGCTGGCGGACGGCGGCGACGCGCAGCGCGTCGGCGCGCAATTCGCGGTCGAGGATGTAGACGGTCACCTTCACGCGCTCGCCGGGCGCCTGCGGATTGGCGTACCAGTCGGTGACGATGACGCCGCCGTTCGAATCGACCTGCGCCATCGGCATGAACGCCAGCGTTTCGAGGCTCGCCCGCCAGAGGTAGGAATTGACGCCGATCGTCGTCGTCGTCGCGGCGGCGAGGTCGGCGCGCGGCGCGGCCTTCTTGCCTCCGCAGGCGGCGAGCAGGGCCAGCGCGACCGCCAGACCCATAATGCGTGCACTCGTCTTCACGTGGATTTCCGCTCCATCAGGCTTGCTCGGCGGCCGTTATAGGCAGCGCTTTCGGGGGCGCATAGCCCCTCTTCGCGTTGCATTCGCTGTTGAGATGTTGCAACAGGTTGGAACGAACCCGGCCGGTCGCCGCCGAATGAGCGATTCGGACTCGGATTCGTGCGGAGGAATCTGTAGTTCTGTCACGTAGTTGTCATAGCGACGCGACAGAAGCGTGGGGGTTATGATTCGGGTTGGGACACACGCGACGAAGGCACTGGCCGCGATTTCCGCGGGCCTGATGCTGTGCGCGCTTCCCGCCGCCGCCTCCACCAAGAAGCCGGTCGAAAAGGTCGCGGCCGACAAGGCCGCCGCCGCGACGTCTTCGGAAACGAAGCGCAAGCTGACGACGACGGCGGGCGTGGTGACTCCGCTCAAGGCCGAAACGCTCGGCTCGTTCACGCCGCCGATGCTCGACAACGCCCGCCGCGCAGGGGTTGCCGGTGCGTCGCAGGAACGCACGTTCCGCTTCACGCCTTCGGGCAAGAGCCGCGACAGCAAGGCGCTGGCGCTGGGCGTCACGTCGCGCGTCGTCCGCGCGGCCGCGCCGGAAACCGCGCGCCCGGCCGAGACCGAAGCGGCGACCGCCTACAACTTCGACGTGTCGGTCGCGCTCAAGGGCTTCGCGCTCACCGGCGGCTACAGCAAGATCGCCAGCGTGCTCAGCGACGAGCGCGAGGGCATCGACCTCGGTCTCTCCTATCGCGGCAGCCGCTGGAAGACCGCGCTTCAGCTGAACGCCGAGCGCGATGCGGACGGCTGGGTGAACCCGCTCAGCCTCGACAAGCGCTACACGGTCGAACTCGGCGGCGCCTATGCGCTGAGCCCGCGCCTGTCGGTCATCGGCGGCGTCCGCTACCAGATGTCGGAACCGGATCCCTCGGGCCGCTACCTGCTGCGCCGCGGCGAGCGGCTCGGCACCGACGCCGAAGCCGGCGCGGTCTATCTCGGCACCTCCTTCAGCTTCTAGGACCGGTTCCGCGCGTTCCCGTCTCTCTCCGCGGGGAGAGGAGCGAACAAAATCTCATAGCCACGCGTCGATCGCGCCCCATGCCTGCGCGCCGAGCGGCTGCATCCGCGCGTAGCGCTCGCGGTTCATGCCGCCGAGCGCGGCGACGGCGATCCCCGCTCCACGCGCCATCAGCCCGAACCGGAGCGGGCCAAGCGTCCGGGCGCCGGGGTGCGAGCGTGTCGGGAACACGGGGGAGAGAAATACCAGCCGTGCACCTGCCCTTCGCGCCCGTACCAGCCCTGCGCGATCATGTGACGCTGCCGTTATGACGTCACGTGCCGGGCGTCCGCCGTCCGGCATATGGACCCCCGCCGCGCCTACGGCACGCGCGAGCCGGGCGTCGCCCGCGACGACAAGCATGTGCCCATGTCGCCGTGCCAGAGCCGCCGCGCGTTTGGCGATAGCGCGCCGGTCGGCTGCGCCGTAGTGCCTGAGCACGACGCCGCTGCCGCGCGGCAGGCGGCGGATGGCGTCCCACAGCGCCTCGCCCATGCGCGGGTCGGTGAACAGCCAGATTTCAGGCAACGTCTCGGGCAGGGGCTGGCGGGAGTGGCGGCGTCGCATCCCCCTCTCTATAGGGAAGCGCATGACCGCTGCCGAGACGCTCGCCGACATTCATGCCCGCATCGAAAAGGCCGCGAAGAGCGTGGGCCGCAAGCCGGATGTGACGCTCGTCGCCGTGTCCAAGACCTTCGCGGCCGATGATATCCGCCCGCTGCTCGAAGCGGGCCAGCGCGTGTTCGGCGAGAATCGCGTGCAGGAGGCGGCGGCGAAATGGCCCGCGCTCCGTGAAGTGTTTCCGGGCGTGGAACTGCACCTCGTCGGCCAACTCCAGTCCAACAAGGCGGCCGAGGCCGTCGCGCTGTTCGATGTCATTCATTCGCTCGACCGGCCCTCGCTCGTCGCCGCGCTCGCGAAGGCGATGGCGGCGTCGGGGCGCCGCGTGCCCTGCTTCGTGCAGGTGAATATCGGCGACGAGTCGCAGAAAGGCGGCGTGGCCATCGGCGATCTCCCGGCGCTTCTGGATGAAGCCCGCGCCGCGGACATTCCGCTCGCCGGGCTGATGTGCGTGCCGCCCGCCGACAAGGAGCCCGCGCCCTATTTCGGGCTGCTCGCGAAGCTTGCGGCCCGGCACGGGTTCGCCGGGCTCA
Coding sequences:
- a CDS encoding DUF3576 domain-containing protein; amino-acid sequence: MGLAVALALLAACGGKKAAPRADLAAATTTTIGVNSYLWRASLETLAFMPMAQVDSNGGVIVTDWYANPQAPGERVKVTVYILDRELRADALRVAAVRQQQQGGNWVDAPVRAGTVQKLEETILARARDMRRAVYQG
- a CDS encoding porin; this encodes MIRVGTHATKALAAISAGLMLCALPAAASTKKPVEKVAADKAAAATSSETKRKLTTTAGVVTPLKAETLGSFTPPMLDNARRAGVAGASQERTFRFTPSGKSRDSKALALGVTSRVVRAAAPETARPAETEAATAYNFDVSVALKGFALTGGYSKIASVLSDEREGIDLGLSYRGSRWKTALQLNAERDADGWVNPLSLDKRYTVELGGAYALSPRLSVIGGVRYQMSEPDPSGRYLLRRGERLGTDAEAGAVYLGTSFSF
- a CDS encoding thiamine phosphate synthase: MRRRHSRQPLPETLPEIWLFTDPRMGEALWDAIRRLPRGSGVVLRHYGAADRRAIAKRAAALARRHGHMLVVAGDARLARAVGAAGVHMPDGGRPARDVITAASHDRAGLVRARRAGARLVFLSPVFPTRSHPGARTLGPLRFGLMARGAGIAVAALGGMNRERYARMQPLGAQAWGAIDAWL
- a CDS encoding YggS family pyridoxal phosphate-dependent enzyme, whose amino-acid sequence is MTAAETLADIHARIEKAAKSVGRKPDVTLVAVSKTFAADDIRPLLEAGQRVFGENRVQEAAAKWPALREVFPGVELHLVGQLQSNKAAEAVALFDVIHSLDRPSLVAALAKAMAASGRRVPCFVQVNIGDESQKGGVAIGDLPALLDEARAADIPLAGLMCVPPADKEPAPYFGLLAKLAARHGFAGLSMGMSADFEMAVTLGATHVRVGSALFGTRETR